From a region of the Drosophila virilis strain 15010-1051.87 chromosome 3, Dvir_AGI_RSII-ME, whole genome shotgun sequence genome:
- the LOC6624343 gene encoding uncharacterized protein, which produces MKCALIFTLLAAATCSSWAAPFDLNDLFLGLPRNARVEQQPAQDVFKRQVVANPDGELKQVSFNALIGNLENSLFQSALSLNGASAPDSEVTEVKPDQDNGEHSVNKRSDEPLAAAETIVVPADGQERKILVQTTKKVPLSDEGVPAHLIIDHVSVLPQAGPSVPLIPTFQVHRTKITSATITEDANNDPSDGKQTKISITKTSITSTAPVESLEAQGNSTNPESAGASTTEKVITTNSEESKGSSTTTTITSTSTSTTAENPILKLKEVEEKLKAKVAEVEANPVILTARV; this is translated from the exons ATGAAGTGCGCTTTAATATTCACT CTACTGGCCGCGGCGACTTGCTCTAGTTGGGCCGCACCCTTCGATCTAAACGATCTGTTTCTTGGCCTGCCCAGGAACGCGCGTGTGGAGCAGCAGCCGGCACAGGATGTGTTCAAGCGTCAGGTTGTGGCCAATCCCGATGGCGAACTGAAGCAGGTCTCGTTCAATGCGCTAATTGGCAATCTGGAGAACAGCTTGTTTCAGTCGGCCTTGAGCTTGAACGGCGCCAGCGCACCCGACTCCGAGGTGACCGAGGTGAAGCCTGACCAGGACAACGGTGAGCACAGCGTAAACAAGCGCTCCGATGAGCCTCTGGCCGCGGCAGAGACCATTGTTGTGCCTGCCGATGGGCAGGAGCGCAAGATTCTGGTGCAGACCACTAAGAAGGTGCCGCTCAGCGATGAGGGCGTGCCCGCCCATTTGATCATCGACCATGTGTCGGTGCTGCCGCAAGCTGGTCCCTCAGTGCCGCTGATACCCACCTTCCAGGTGCATCGCACCAAGATCACATCGGCCACCATCACCGAAGACGCCAACAACGACCCCAGCGACGGCAAGCAGACCAAGATCAGCATCACCAAGACTTCGATCACCTCAACGGCGCCCGTGGAGAGTCTCGAAGCGCAGGGCAACAGCACCAATCCGGAGTCGGCCGGCGCCAGCACCACGGAGAAGGTGATCACCACCAACAGCGAGGAGAGCAagggcagcagcaccaccaccaccattacaagcaccagcaccagcaccaccgCCGAGAATCCCATTCTCAAGCTGAAGGAGGTCGAGGAGAAGCTCAAGGCCAAGGTGGCCGAGGTGGAAGCTAACCCTGTCATCCTGACCGCCCGTGTCTGA
- the LOC6624658 gene encoding uncharacterized protein, with product MQTQHAILGAAVLGMLLAFGCTLPVLDASSGLDNATIEELQASLNDTPKNLYVVKAVVYEIGILTEVGDNETDFESQERVDLTFYDAHTNQSHIDLGNIPLPIQTNVSGQVLTGIAPVNIGAFSSPQELLQTLPLTGSIVNITHSDTAFYQLTKSNTSAFEKPQLLTSDQLAKLTHAAELFPPAPALSGFGGSAASNEVDAEN from the exons ATGCAGACACAACATGCGATTCTGGGCGCCGCCGTGCTGGGCATGCTACTCGCCTTTGGCTGCACGCTGCCCGTGCTGGACGCCAGTTCCGGCCTGGACAATGCCACGATAGAGGAGCTCCAAGCCAGTCTCAATGATACGCCCAAGAATCT GTATGTGGTCAAGGCAGTGGTCTATGAGATTGGCATACTCACCGAGGTGGGCGACAATGAAACCGATTTCGAGAGCCAGGAACGCGTGGATCTGACCTTCTACGATGCGCACACCAATCAGAGCCACATCGATCTGGGCAACATACCGCTGCCGATACAGACGAACGTTTCGGGCCAGGTGCTGACGGGCATTGCGCCGGTCAATATTGGCGCCTTCAGCAGTCCACAGGAGCTGCTCCAGACGCTGCCGCTGACGGGCAGCATTGTGAACATAACGCACAGCGACACCGCCTTCTATCAGCTAACCAAATCCAATACGAGCGCATTCGAGAAGCCGCAGCTGCTCACCTCCGACCAGCTGGCCAAACTGACGCATGCCGCCGAGCTGTTCCCGCCCGCTCCAGCGCTCAGCGGATTTGGCGGCTCCGCCGCCTCCAACGAGGTGGACGCTGAGAACTAA